One region of Thermoplasmata archaeon genomic DNA includes:
- a CDS encoding ABC transporter ATP-binding protein, with amino-acid sequence MTAEAVPWESGSDLVTVRGLKVHYPVKLPFLQRMLLRDKAVVHAVDGVDFALRPGEIFGLVGESGCGKTTVGRTILRLVEPTEGTVVFEGRDITHLKERRLEAFRRRAQIVFQDPHAALNPAMSIGRAIGHPLEIHGVTSAGAADTAAPVQATDHDVAEEQRQAVLEIMREVGLTPEEQLYEKYPADLSGGQKQRAVIARAMILRPKLIVADEPVAMLDMSIRARVLELMIDLKNRHRLTYLFITHDLATAKFVCDRIAIMYLGRIVEMGPAKEIYQHPKHPYTRALLAAIPVPDPTKRAAKDLPKGEVPDAVYPPAGCRFHPRCAVALSTCGWEGRDVITYLEERWLDLVRARAEASVGPVESWSAKGLEARRAGREESPDRLVARVREVLAGAPRPLLDAIQDLRAEGGDVVVRFRPPAPLAPKDVDGRIVECLLY; translated from the coding sequence GTGACCGCCGAGGCGGTCCCCTGGGAGTCGGGGTCCGACCTCGTCACGGTTCGAGGCCTCAAGGTGCACTACCCTGTGAAGCTCCCCTTCCTGCAGCGCATGCTCCTCCGGGACAAGGCGGTCGTCCACGCGGTGGACGGAGTGGACTTCGCCCTCCGGCCGGGAGAGATTTTCGGGCTGGTCGGGGAGAGCGGCTGCGGGAAGACGACCGTGGGCCGAACGATCCTGCGCCTCGTCGAGCCCACGGAGGGCACCGTCGTCTTCGAGGGCAGGGACATCACCCATCTCAAGGAGAGGCGGCTCGAAGCCTTCCGCCGGAGGGCGCAGATCGTGTTCCAGGATCCCCATGCCGCCCTCAACCCGGCGATGTCCATCGGGCGCGCGATCGGGCACCCCCTCGAGATTCATGGAGTCACGAGCGCCGGAGCCGCGGACACGGCCGCCCCCGTGCAGGCCACGGATCATGACGTCGCGGAAGAGCAGCGCCAAGCCGTCCTCGAGATCATGCGGGAGGTGGGGCTGACGCCCGAGGAGCAACTGTACGAGAAGTATCCCGCGGACCTGAGCGGCGGCCAGAAGCAGCGCGCCGTGATCGCCCGGGCCATGATCCTGCGGCCCAAGCTCATCGTGGCGGACGAGCCCGTGGCCATGCTCGACATGTCGATCCGTGCGCGCGTCCTCGAACTCATGATCGACCTGAAGAACCGCCACCGCCTCACGTACTTGTTCATCACCCACGACCTGGCCACCGCGAAGTTCGTGTGCGACCGGATCGCGATCATGTACCTGGGCCGCATCGTCGAGATGGGTCCGGCAAAGGAGATCTACCAGCATCCGAAGCACCCGTACACGCGCGCCCTCCTCGCCGCGATCCCCGTTCCCGACCCCACGAAACGTGCGGCCAAGGATCTGCCCAAGGGAGAGGTCCCCGATGCGGTGTACCCGCCCGCGGGCTGCCGATTCCATCCGCGTTGCGCGGTCGCCCTGTCCACCTGCGGCTGGGAGGGCCGGGACGTGATCACGTACCTGGAGGAACGGTGGCTGGATCTCGTGCGCGCCCGGGCCGAGGCGTCCGTAGGCCCCGTCGAGTCGTGGAGCGCGAAGGGGCTCGAGGCGCGTCGGGCGGGCCGGGAGGAGAGCCCGGACCGGCTCGTGGCCCGCGTGCGGGAAGTCCTCGCGGGCGCGCCGCGGCCGCTCCTCGACGCGATCCAGGACCTGCGGGCGGAGGGAGGAGACGTCGTCGTCCGCTTCCGCCCGCCCGCGCCCCTGGCGCCCAAGGACGTCGACGGGCGCATCGTCGAGTGTCTGCTGTACTGA